The genomic interval TCAATGGTTGCTACTGTTTCGTTGGCATTGTTTAAATCACGATCAGCAACTAGTACGGTAGCGCCGTGCTGCGCCATAAGAATTGCAGTGGCTTGCCCAGTGCCGACTAGTTCGCCCCTACTCCCACCGCCAGTCACTATGGCTACTTTTCCTTTCAGCCGTTCGGGTGTTTTCATGGTAGGACCCTTTCTGGTACTGTGTTCAAGCTATCAAACTTTAGTTCCCTATGTGGCCTAGTTTCTTGCGCTTCGTTTCGAGATAACGTTCGTTGTAAGGATTCTCGCCCACGTGAAGTGGAACCCGTTCAATAATTTCTATACCAAAGCCTTGAAGAGCAGCTATCTTACGAGGATTGTTTGTAAGTAATTTGAGTTTTTTTACGCCGAGATTGTGAAGTATTTGGGCGCCTATGCCGTAATCACGTAGGTCAGCAGGAAAACCTAATTTCTGATTGGCTTCTACAGTGTCATTACCTTGGTCCTGAAGGCCGTAAGCCTTTATCTTGTTTAGTAGACCTATGCCACGGCCTTCCTGGCGTAGGTAGACCAATACGCCCCTTCCTTCATCAGCAATCGCTTTGAGAGCGGCATCGCGCTGGAAGCCGCAATCGCAACGTAAGCTGTGTAAGGCGTCTCCCGTAAGGCACTCCGAATGCATTCTAACTAGTACGGGATGTCCGTCAGTTGTATCGCCAAGAGTCATGGCAAGGTGTTCATTGTTATTCAGTTGATCCTTGTAGCCGTACACTGTGAACTCCGCCCAAGGCGTTGGCATTCGGGCTGAGGCAGCTAGTTTTATGAAGGCGTCAGCGTCGAGTCTATAGGCAATCAGATCAGCAATAGTACCAACTTTTAAGTCGTGTGTTTTGGCAAATTCTAGGATTGCTGGTAAGCGCATCATAGTGCCATCATCATGCATTAATTCGGAAACTGCGGCTGCCGGTTTGAGTCCAGCTAGTCTGCTCAGATCGACGGCTGCCTCAGTGTGCCCCGCGCGTCGTAAGACACCGCCTTCTCGGGCGCGCAATGGGAAGACATGACCGGGACGAGCTAGATCTTCCGCGGTTACTCCGTCACGGACAGTTGTACAGATTGTGGTGGCACGGTCCTTTGCACTTATTCCGGTGTCGACTCCCTCCCGGGCCTCGATTGATACTGTGTAAGCCGTTGATCTCCGTGCGGTGTTGTGTTCGACCATTGGTGGGAGGTCAAGGTCGTCGGCAATAACGTTATCCATGGCAAGGCAAATAACACCACCCGTATAACGTATTGTGAACGCGATGTTTGACTCTTTGGCATGTTCAGCTGCTATGACAATGTCGCCCTCGTTTTCACGATCTTCGTCATCTACAATGATTACGGGTCGACCCACCTTGAGGTCGGAGATGATGGTTTTGATGTTTGCTATACCGGATTTACTCGGCATGAGAAGCCTCTTTCGTTAGGATTAGGCGTTCGACGTATTTCGCTATGGGGTCTGCTTCGAGGTTTACGATTGAGTCTCGCTCTAAGTTGCCAAGCGTTGTCATTTTTAAAGTGTGGGGCACTAGCGATATAGTGAACTCATTACTGTTGAGATCAACACTTGATCCTGCTGGGCCACCAACATCTACTATTGTGAGGCTTACTCCGTCTACGGTAATACTTCCTTTCGGTACAAGGTAGCCAGCTAGTGATTCTGGGCCTTGGACAGTGATTAGGTGCGAAGCTGGTTTGTTTTGAACGTGAAGGATAGTCCCGATCCCTTCGACGTGGCCGGTAACAATGTGGCCACCTAATCGATCTTCAAGGCGGGTGGCCCTCTCAAGATTTACTTGAGCACCTGGTTGCCAATTGGGTGAGGTTTTATGGGTTGTTTCTTTAGATAGTTCGACTTTGAATTCGCCTTCTAGAATTGTTACGACTGTTAGGCAGCAACCTGATACTGCAATTGAGTCCCCTACGGCAAGTCCTTCTAATACTGTTTCTGCTTCAATGTACACCTGAAGTTCGGCGGCCGTAACGCTTGTGCGGGCAACTTTCCCTATCTCTTCCACGATACCAGTGAACACGATTCACCTCACTCCCTTCGTTGATCTTGGCAGCTTTTTACAACGACCCATGATGAGCAGGTCTTCACCGATTATCTCTGTGTGAATGTCAAGAGGAATAGCCTGATCCATTTGAGTAATTCCTAAGCCTCCAAGAGGACTTGCTCCACCGCCACCAAGAAGCTTTGGCCCAATGAACCAGGCTACTCGATCTACAGATTCTGCTTGGAAAAATGACCAAGCAAGCGTACCTCCACCTTCGAGCAGGAGACTACTTACGCCAAGCTCTAGAAGCGTAGTTAGGGCGAAGGTTACGTCAGGACGCCCCTGTTGTTCTGGTGCTTCTATTACTTTTGCACCAACTTTACGCAGGACATCTACGCGCTCTGTTGAGGCTTTTGCTGTGACGAAAATAATCACCTGGGCACTCTTGTTGTTCTCATCGGGATCAAACAAGTGAGCATTGGGCGGCGTTCGGGCTATGGAGTCAAAAATCACTTTTATTGGTGTGCGTCTACCAGCTCCTCGAGCGGTTAACAGGGGATCGTCAAGCAGAACCGTGTTTATTCCGACGGCTATAGAATCTAATTCACTTCTCCACGCTTGGGCTCGATCGCGGGCTGCTTCACCAGTGATCCATCTGGACTGTCCCGTTCGGGTAGCAATTTTACCATCGAGAGTCATTGCTGTTTTGTACAAAACAAAAGGACGAGACTCGAGTTGGTTTGTCCGAAAAACCTCATTTTGGGATTCTGCTTCTTCGCTTAAAATCCCGGTTAGAACTTCCACCCCTGATTCCCTAAGGCGATTTATGCCTTTGCCGTTAACCTGGGGATTTGGATCCATTGCAGCTACTACTACTCGCTGTATACCAGCCTTGATTAACGCTTCGGTGCAGGGTGGCGTCCGACCTTGGTGATTACAGGGTTCGAGAGACACGTAGGCGGTGGCTCCGGTGGCTTCTGGTCCAGCCAGCCTGAGTGCCAGGATTTCTGCGTGATCTTGGCCAGCTTCTTCGTGCCAGGCTTCTCCAATAATTCGTTCGTTCTTAACTACGACACAGCCAACCATGGGGTTAGGGGCAACAGATTCGCGGCCGCGCTCTGCCAGTTCTATGGCTCGTGCCATGAAAAACTCGTGACTACACAAGTTTATGGCCTGCCCTTTCTTTCACTTCACTTATCTTTTGTATGGCTATCACACCACGCCTGGCGGGACATTTGTACCGCCAAGGCTCACCTCCTTCTGTCATCCGGACTTTAACCGTCGGTGCCGGATTTGCGCCGGCTCGGGTCGCGCTTAAACTGCGACTTCGCGGACTTGATCTCGAGGTTAATTTATTCATCTTTTCGAGATTTACCGCCGGTCGGGAATTTCACCCTGCCCCGAAGGATATTCGTTTTTAGTAGGCAGGTTTCACCTACGCGTTCCCAGTATACGAATTCCACCTACTGAGTTTGTAAGTTAAACATACTAAATCGTTGGTCGTTCAAATAAATATGTGCTACTGGGGGCATTAGTTCTACTGTTCAAACCTTGGCGGTAACGGTCGGTGGCCTTTGCAGTCTAATGCCAGGGTACTATAACTTCTCATGGGTTCTGATTTTGATCAGCGGTTAGGTCGGTATGGGGAGCTTGCGGTACGAGTGGGCGTTAATCTTCAGCCGGGTCAGCGTTTGGTTATACGTTCGCCGGTAGAAGCAGCCTCTTTAACGCGTAGGATTGCGGAGCAAGCATACAAGGTAGGAGCTAGTTTTGTTGATGTCACGTGGCGAGATGATCATGTTCTTCTTGCAAGGTACTTGCATTCTGATGAAGATAATCTTGATGCTTACTCGGACTGGCGGGCTGACTCTGCTATGGAGGGTGCCGAGCGTGGAGATGCCTTAATTTCAGTTGTAGCTGAGGATCCGGCCCTATTTGCG from Trueperaceae bacterium carries:
- a CDS encoding bifunctional 3,4-dihydroxy-2-butanone-4-phosphate synthase/GTP cyclohydrolase II, translated to MPSKSGIANIKTIISDLKVGRPVIIVDDEDRENEGDIVIAAEHAKESNIAFTIRYTGGVICLAMDNVIADDLDLPPMVEHNTARRSTAYTVSIEAREGVDTGISAKDRATTICTTVRDGVTAEDLARPGHVFPLRAREGGVLRRAGHTEAAVDLSRLAGLKPAAAVSELMHDDGTMMRLPAILEFAKTHDLKVGTIADLIAYRLDADAFIKLAASARMPTPWAEFTVYGYKDQLNNNEHLAMTLGDTTDGHPVLVRMHSECLTGDALHSLRCDCGFQRDAALKAIADEGRGVLVYLRQEGRGIGLLNKIKAYGLQDQGNDTVEANQKLGFPADLRDYGIGAQILHNLGVKKLKLLTNNPRKIAALQGFGIEIIERVPLHVGENPYNERYLETKRKKLGHIGN
- a CDS encoding riboflavin synthase, giving the protein MFTGIVEEIGKVARTSVTAAELQVYIEAETVLEGLAVGDSIAVSGCCLTVVTILEGEFKVELSKETTHKTSPNWQPGAQVNLERATRLEDRLGGHIVTGHVEGIGTILHVQNKPASHLITVQGPESLAGYLVPKGSITVDGVSLTIVDVGGPAGSSVDLNSNEFTISLVPHTLKMTTLGNLERDSIVNLEADPIAKYVERLILTKEASHAE
- the ribD gene encoding riboflavin biosynthesis protein RibD, producing MARAIELAERGRESVAPNPMVGCVVVKNERIIGEAWHEEAGQDHAEILALRLAGPEATGATAYVSLEPCNHQGRTPPCTEALIKAGIQRVVVAAMDPNPQVNGKGINRLRESGVEVLTGILSEEAESQNEVFRTNQLESRPFVLYKTAMTLDGKIATRTGQSRWITGEAARDRAQAWRSELDSIAVGINTVLLDDPLLTARGAGRRTPIKVIFDSIARTPPNAHLFDPDENNKSAQVIIFVTAKASTERVDVLRKVGAKVIEAPEQQGRPDVTFALTTLLELGVSSLLLEGGGTLAWSFFQAESVDRVAWFIGPKLLGGGGASPLGGLGITQMDQAIPLDIHTEIIGEDLLIMGRCKKLPRSTKGVR